One window of the Methanocaldococcus vulcanius M7 genome contains the following:
- a CDS encoding adenine-specific DNA methylase, with translation MAKNVKGYRYIEKKFPIAEINRICVSERIALKPIYMMHRIFARRIGSVFRTIILGALKDDSVNIMEEFYKSHRTDPDTNDITILDPMCGGGTTLIEGSRLGAKVIGFEINPIPWFITKCEMSIIEVNKLIETYKNLEITIGRKIKEMYKTKCPHCGEEGEIIYVFWIKKVKCPNCNKEIQLFKDYIVTYDKKEENFYLVCPRCLDVFHTTSLKEETTCPTCGNVFNPKNGVVVKNNITCPYCSHKFRLINVLKKQDEPLDAIPYAIDGFCHNCERRFIKKFDENDWKILKKVEDTFEENKSKLLFPKDEIPDGYNTNQMKKHNYKYWYQMFNKRQLLALSLLLEEIKKIEPKEVRDIFLLTFSETLRANNMFCYYDKRWAKQITPLFSRKDFAPVNFPLEQNVWGGKYGRGSFRQVFERVLKGKEFNLKPYERLYTNKGTKRIYLDEKIGEKEWAVYCMDAQDLDKIVKDKVDLVITDPPYFDSINYSEVYEFFYVWLKLALDYECFKNPSAINQNEAIVNEIQNKDKEHFKKILTNIFRKSANVLKDNGMFIFTFHDFSKEAWVDMLEIVKKAGLSVKKIHFYHGENVSAGHFGGQKSVFDGIWVCKKEKIEKVSISVEESIDLVWKEIDHLIDEIKKSKYFKLDENDIKIFVYGKCVEIYEKYNISISLNEFIEVALNKKAIENALNNVKKPKKVLITDFI, from the coding sequence ATGGCAAAAAACGTTAAGGGATATAGGTATATAGAAAAGAAATTTCCTATTGCAGAAATAAATAGAATATGTGTTTCTGAGAGAATTGCGTTAAAGCCAATATATATGATGCATAGGATCTTTGCAAGAAGAATCGGCTCTGTTTTCAGGACAATTATATTGGGGGCTTTAAAAGATGATTCTGTGAATATAATGGAAGAATTTTACAAATCACATAGAACTGACCCTGATACAAATGATATAACAATATTAGACCCAATGTGTGGCGGTGGAACTACTCTTATAGAAGGATCACGATTAGGGGCAAAAGTTATTGGATTTGAGATAAATCCAATACCTTGGTTTATTACAAAGTGTGAAATGAGTATTATAGAGGTAAATAAATTGATAGAAACATATAAAAACCTTGAAATCACTATTGGAAGAAAGATAAAGGAAATGTATAAAACAAAATGCCCACATTGTGGAGAAGAGGGGGAAATAATATACGTTTTTTGGATAAAAAAGGTTAAATGTCCAAATTGTAATAAAGAAATTCAGTTATTTAAGGACTATATTGTAACTTATGATAAAAAAGAAGAAAACTTTTATCTTGTATGTCCAAGATGTTTAGATGTTTTTCATACAACTTCTTTAAAAGAAGAAACCACTTGCCCCACTTGTGGAAATGTATTTAATCCAAAAAATGGAGTAGTTGTTAAAAATAACATAACCTGCCCCTATTGTAGTCATAAATTCCGACTAATTAATGTATTAAAAAAACAAGATGAGCCATTAGATGCGATTCCTTATGCTATTGATGGATTTTGCCACAATTGTGAAAGAAGGTTCATTAAAAAATTTGATGAAAATGATTGGAAAATTCTCAAAAAAGTTGAAGACACATTTGAAGAGAATAAATCAAAGTTGTTATTTCCAAAAGATGAAATTCCAGATGGCTATAATACAAATCAGATGAAAAAGCATAATTATAAATATTGGTATCAGATGTTCAACAAAAGACAACTACTTGCTTTATCACTACTTTTAGAAGAAATTAAAAAAATTGAACCAAAAGAGGTAAGAGATATATTCCTATTAACATTTTCAGAGACGTTAAGGGCAAATAACATGTTCTGCTATTACGATAAGAGATGGGCTAAACAGATCACTCCATTATTTTCAAGAAAGGACTTTGCACCGGTTAATTTTCCTTTAGAGCAGAATGTCTGGGGAGGGAAATATGGCAGAGGATCATTTAGACAAGTTTTTGAAAGAGTTTTAAAGGGAAAAGAATTTAATTTAAAACCTTATGAGCGACTATACACCAATAAAGGCACAAAACGAATATATTTGGATGAAAAAATTGGGGAAAAGGAATGGGCTGTGTATTGTATGGATGCCCAAGATTTAGATAAAATCGTAAAAGATAAAGTTGATTTAGTAATTACTGATCCTCCATACTTTGATAGCATAAATTACTCTGAGGTCTATGAATTTTTCTACGTATGGTTGAAATTGGCTTTGGATTATGAATGCTTTAAAAATCCGTCAGCAATAAACCAAAATGAGGCAATTGTAAATGAAATTCAAAATAAAGATAAAGAGCATTTCAAAAAAATATTAACCAACATATTTAGAAAGTCAGCAAATGTATTGAAAGATAATGGCATGTTTATATTTACATTCCATGATTTTAGTAAAGAGGCATGGGTTGATATGTTAGAAATTGTAAAAAAGGCAGGTTTATCTGTCAAAAAAATACACTTCTATCATGGGGAAAATGTTAGTGCTGGACATTTTGGAGGACAAAAAAGTGTATTTGATGGAATTTGGGTGTGTAAAAAAGAAAAAATTGAAAAAGTGTCAATATCTGTTGAAGAAAGTATAGATCTTGTTTGGAAGGAAATTGATCACTTAATAGATGAGATAAAAAAGAGTAAATACTTTAAGTTAGATGAGAATGACATAAAAATATTTGTGTATGGAAAATGTGTTGAGATTTATGAAAAATACAATATAAGTATCTCCCTTAATGAATTTATAGAGGTTGCATTAAATAAAAAAGCAATTGAAAATGCATTAAATAATGTTAAAAAACCAAAGAAAGTT
- a CDS encoding ribbon-helix-helix domain-containing protein: MKTNRGEVKRIQVTFTKEQWELIEKLKGELGLSDSEVVRNIVLNWLIEKSFISTALKNRLFRGDDNGKKR; this comes from the coding sequence ATGAAAACTAATAGGGGAGAAGTAAAACGAATACAGGTAACATTTACAAAAGAACAGTGGGAACTGATAGAGAAACTAAAAGGAGAATTGGGATTATCTGACTCTGAAGTCGTTAGAAATATTGTGTTAAATTGGTTAATTGAAAAATCGTTTATTTCAACGGCTTTAAAAAACAGATTATTTAGAGGAGATGATAATGGCAAAAAACGTTAA
- a CDS encoding MBL fold metallo-hydrolase: MIVLPLASESLGVRSLATYVKTKDIGILIDPGVAIAPDRYGLKPTDLEFKKLKEMREKINEYAKKADVITISHYHYDHYTPFFDDIYLDSKDYAKELYKDKILLIKHPTDHINKSQMQRARKFLECVKDIAKKVEFADNKTFKFGDTEIKFSPPFPHGRDDKLGYVLITTIKEGNFKFMHTSDTQGIIFDEIRDYIIKEKPNLIIIGGPPTYLMYRYGKKNLEKTNENLKSIIENTGAEIIIDHHLLRDKKYKEKINVEFKTIAEFLGEKNILLEAYRKELSQGKKLDELF, translated from the coding sequence ATGATTGTTCTTCCTCTGGCATCTGAAAGTTTGGGTGTTAGATCGCTGGCAACTTATGTGAAAACTAAGGATATCGGAATTTTAATAGATCCGGGAGTGGCAATTGCTCCGGATAGATATGGATTAAAACCCACAGATTTGGAATTCAAGAAATTAAAAGAAATGAGAGAAAAAATAAACGAATATGCAAAAAAAGCAGATGTGATAACCATATCCCATTACCACTATGATCACTATACACCTTTTTTTGACGATATTTATTTAGATTCAAAGGATTATGCTAAGGAGTTGTATAAGGATAAGATATTATTAATAAAGCATCCTACTGATCATATAAACAAGAGTCAGATGCAAAGGGCACGGAAATTTTTAGAATGCGTTAAAGATATTGCAAAAAAAGTTGAATTTGCAGATAATAAAACCTTCAAGTTTGGAGATACGGAAATAAAATTTTCTCCTCCGTTCCCACATGGGCGGGATGATAAACTTGGATATGTGCTGATAACTACAATTAAAGAAGGAAATTTTAAATTTATGCACACTTCCGACACTCAGGGAATAATTTTTGATGAAATAAGAGATTACATAATAAAAGAAAAACCAAATCTAATAATTATTGGAGGCCCCCCTACATATTTAATGTATAGGTATGGAAAGAAAAACTTAGAAAAAACAAACGAGAACTTAAAATCCATAATTGAAAATACCGGAGCTGAGATTATAATTGATCATCATTTATTAAGGGATAAAAAGTATAAAGAAAAAATAAATGTAGAATTTAAAACGATAGCTGAATTTTTAGGAGAAAAAAACATTCTGTTGGAAGCATATCGAAAAGAACTCTCTCAGGGAAAGAAACTTGATGAATTATTCTGA
- a CDS encoding type IV secretory system conjugative DNA transfer family protein, giving the protein MKQPEVKHECVLGVTGSGKSHYIKTKILPKWFDRKDILKIIIDPEEEYSHLKIPTINLKSLNFNDLVKKLAKYRAVRVLIPPPLNKDEFKENLEKINTLYLFILNKWKEIYKFCKAKGIILIIDEVQDCGADLRYLSFPLIALLKKGRKRNIKVILATQRVSYFSPDIRSQCRRKILFRVVEPIDIKRYKEISKEATELLLKSKKPYPYVVLEDGKIVEKDV; this is encoded by the coding sequence ATGAAACAGCCAGAAGTTAAACATGAATGTGTGTTAGGAGTTACTGGAAGTGGAAAGTCCCACTACATTAAAACAAAAATACTGCCAAAATGGTTCGATAGGAAAGATATTTTAAAAATTATCATAGACCCAGAAGAGGAATATTCTCATCTAAAAATCCCTACAATTAATCTAAAATCATTAAACTTCAACGATTTGGTTAAAAAGTTAGCAAAGTATAGGGCTGTTAGAGTTTTAATTCCCCCACCATTAAACAAAGATGAGTTTAAAGAAAACTTAGAAAAAATTAACACTCTTTATTTGTTTATTTTGAATAAATGGAAAGAGATTTATAAATTTTGTAAGGCAAAGGGGATTATTTTGATTATAGATGAAGTGCAGGACTGTGGGGCTGATTTAAGATATTTAAGCTTTCCATTAATCGCTCTATTGAAAAAAGGTAGGAAAAGAAATATTAAAGTTATTTTAGCCACTCAAAGAGTTTCGTATTTCTCTCCAGATATTAGAAGCCAATGTAGGAGAAAGATACTCTTTAGAGTTGTTGAGCCAATTGACATTAAAAGATATAAAGAGATTAGCAAAGAAGCAACGGAATTATTATTGAAGTCAAAAAAACCATACCCTTATGTGGTTTTAGAAGATGGGAAGATTGTAGAAAAGGATGTTTAG
- a CDS encoding HEPN domain-containing protein yields MRRRFYYNPKGFYDIAEVLKDDKNYKAEDRYRTVIGRYYYFIFLTVRDLILKADRRPLIQDLLNSSRSHFYVRTYLEELAEITNNYDFEKISENIKRLHNLRKLADYRTDIKITSKNAEDAKKLADKIIDKINSITYSNKKGLKDIVEFLTIKEMNKRVSKKEGKKYLPTLDFE; encoded by the coding sequence ATGAGAAGGAGATTTTATTATAATCCAAAGGGATTTTATGATATTGCAGAGGTCTTAAAGGATGATAAAAACTATAAAGCAGAAGATAGGTATAGAACAGTAATAGGAAGGTATTATTACTTTATTTTTTTAACAGTTAGAGATTTAATTTTAAAAGCTGATAGGAGACCTTTAATACAAGATTTGTTAAATTCTTCCAGGAGCCATTTTTATGTTAGGACATATTTAGAAGAACTTGCAGAGATAACAAATAATTATGATTTTGAAAAAATATCTGAAAATATAAAACGATTGCACAATCTTCGAAAATTGGCAGATTATAGGACAGATATAAAAATAACTTCTAAAAATGCTGAAGATGCTAAAAAATTAGCAGATAAAATAATCGATAAGATAAATTCAATAACATATTCTAATAAAAAAGGATTAAAAGACATTGTTGAGTTTCTCACTATAAAAGAGATGAATAAAAGAGTTAGCAAAAAAGAGGGTAAAAAATACCTTCCAACTCTCGATTTTGAATGA
- a CDS encoding methanogenesis marker 9 domain-containing protein translates to MGWKNAPSHICRGGDLRGLAFCCPPIKYCPIHKALAVLKMTPEEFIKIKEEFGKKTKLGLGKNTCFGSLVWCCKITKPCPYRDYELAKNNISPDEYMELKKQLAEEIIKNSQFFKEAVEIFVKKGIPKKLAEKCILETGDLKKAYEMAITKNNENRDEKI, encoded by the coding sequence ATGGGATGGAAAAATGCTCCTTCGCATATTTGTAGAGGAGGGGACTTAAGAGGTCTGGCTTTTTGTTGTCCTCCAATTAAATATTGTCCAATACATAAAGCTCTTGCAGTTCTAAAAATGACGCCAGAAGAGTTTATAAAAATAAAAGAGGAGTTTGGAAAGAAAACTAAACTTGGTTTGGGAAAAAATACCTGCTTTGGAAGTTTGGTTTGGTGTTGTAAAATAACGAAACCATGCCCTTATAGGGATTATGAGCTTGCTAAAAACAATATAAGCCCTGATGAATATATGGAATTGAAAAAACAACTTGCCGAGGAGATCATAAAAAATAGCCAATTTTTTAAAGAGGCGGTTGAGATTTTTGTCAAGAAGGGAATTCCAAAAAAATTAGCAGAAAAATGTATTTTAGAGACAGGAGATTTAAAGAAAGCTTATGAAATGGCCATAACTAAAAATAATGAAAATAGGGATGAAAAAATATAA
- the cdhD gene encoding CO dehydrogenase/acetyl-CoA synthase subunit delta yields MIYNDRLGEVMDLNALIKIIEKVGKIEIENIVIDAEELIINIPSSPPITIPQTPALKETLAEEGLIKIKEVPELDWEPPIEKYKGYIREVQFGKPKSEGGRGKVVKIGGQRALYRFEDPQPNPPVVTFDIFDIPMPGLPKPIRQYFQDVMEDPCEWARKCVKDFGADMITIHHISTDPKIKDKSPKEAAKLMEDLLQAVDVPFVIGGSGNPQKDPLVLEACAEVAEGDRCLLASANLELDYKKVVDAAMKYDHNVLAWSIMDPNMARDLNRKLIEAGLDPNRIVMDPTTCALGYGIEFSINAMTRLRLSGLKGDEVVNMPMSSGTTNANGAREAWMVNKEWGPREYRLPLWEITTGITMMLCGVDLFMMLNPIAVKTLKEIGKTLTTKPGEVKLNTNNYEWITCP; encoded by the coding sequence ATGATCTATAATGACAGATTAGGTGAGGTTATGGATTTAAATGCCTTGATTAAAATCATTGAAAAGGTAGGAAAAATTGAGATTGAAAACATAGTTATCGATGCAGAGGAACTTATCATAAATATCCCCTCCTCCCCGCCAATAACGATACCACAAACACCAGCTCTAAAAGAAACACTTGCAGAGGAAGGATTAATAAAAATTAAAGAGGTTCCAGAGCTTGATTGGGAGCCACCAATAGAAAAATACAAGGGATACATAAGAGAAGTCCAATTTGGTAAACCAAAATCAGAGGGAGGAAGAGGAAAAGTCGTTAAAATTGGAGGGCAGAGAGCATTATATAGATTTGAAGATCCTCAACCTAATCCTCCTGTTGTAACGTTTGATATATTTGATATTCCAATGCCTGGACTTCCAAAACCGATCAGGCAGTATTTCCAGGATGTTATGGAGGATCCTTGTGAGTGGGCAAGAAAGTGTGTCAAGGACTTTGGAGCAGATATGATAACTATTCATCATATCTCCACAGATCCAAAGATTAAAGATAAAAGTCCGAAAGAGGCGGCAAAATTAATGGAAGATTTATTACAGGCAGTTGATGTTCCGTTTGTTATTGGAGGTAGTGGAAATCCTCAAAAGGATCCGTTAGTTTTAGAAGCGTGTGCGGAAGTGGCAGAGGGAGATAGATGTTTATTAGCTTCTGCAAACTTAGAACTTGATTATAAAAAAGTTGTTGATGCAGCTATGAAGTATGATCACAATGTACTGGCTTGGAGTATTATGGATCCAAACATGGCTCGTGATTTAAATAGAAAATTAATCGAGGCAGGATTAGATCCTAACAGAATAGTTATGGATCCAACAACCTGTGCACTGGGATATGGGATAGAATTCTCAATAAATGCGATGACAAGATTACGACTAAGTGGATTAAAGGGAGATGAAGTTGTTAACATGCCAATGTCTTCAGGAACAACTAACGCTAACGGAGCAAGGGAAGCGTGGATGGTAAATAAGGAATGGGGACCGAGAGAATATCGACTTCCACTTTGGGAGATAACTACGGGAATTACGATGATGCTCTGTGGAGTAGATCTCTTTATGATGCTTAATCCAATCGCTGTAAAAACATTAAAAGAGATTGGAAAAACACTAACAACAAAGCCAGGAGAAGTTAAATTAAACACAAATAACTATGAATGGATTACTTGCCCATAA
- the acsC gene encoding acetyl-CoA decarbonylase/synthase complex subunit gamma, with translation MPKKISAMDIYKLLPKTNCKKCGYPSCMAFATKLLEKEATVDQCPILNTPKFEKNKKKIIEMISPPVKEVWFGNSEKRAVMGGDEVMYRYQLSFFNPTPIGIDISDNLSEEEIKNKAKEIENFVFERTGEKLRLDFIVIRNASKDAEKFKKAIEIVEKETKMPICLASLDPNIIKEGLKVVKSKPMIYAATKETLNDFIRVIKELKKEKDVVLVLSSNNVKELKNMSAKCLANGIEDLVLEPHTYPENIAETLDLNVMIRRSAIEREDKYLGFPILNLPINAYYYALKHECPMSGFFDDKDVVAKMFEATIADALLNRYADALIMHGTDIWELMPVLTLRQCIYTDPRKPQAVEPGLYPIGNPDENSPVILTTNFSLTFYTVTGDFEKDNVRCWLLVMDTGGKAVDVSVAGGQYNGENAKRLIEETGIAEKVNHRVIILPALAASTRGDIEDKTGWTCIVGTRDSSQVGDFLRKNWDKILNEWREKNRS, from the coding sequence ATGCCTAAGAAAATAAGTGCAATGGATATTTATAAACTACTACCAAAAACAAACTGTAAAAAATGTGGTTATCCATCTTGTATGGCATTTGCTACAAAATTACTTGAAAAGGAGGCAACAGTTGATCAGTGTCCAATATTAAACACGCCAAAGTTTGAAAAAAATAAAAAGAAAATAATAGAGATGATCTCTCCACCTGTAAAAGAAGTTTGGTTTGGAAATAGTGAAAAAAGGGCAGTTATGGGTGGAGACGAGGTAATGTATAGGTATCAGCTTTCATTCTTTAATCCCACACCTATTGGCATTGATATAAGTGATAATTTAAGTGAAGAGGAGATAAAAAACAAAGCAAAAGAAATTGAAAACTTTGTATTTGAAAGAACGGGAGAGAAGTTAAGATTGGACTTTATTGTAATAAGAAATGCATCAAAAGATGCTGAAAAGTTTAAAAAAGCCATTGAGATAGTTGAAAAAGAAACAAAAATGCCTATTTGCCTTGCTTCTTTAGATCCAAATATTATTAAAGAGGGATTAAAAGTTGTTAAATCAAAACCAATGATCTACGCTGCAACAAAAGAGACATTAAACGATTTTATAAGGGTAATAAAAGAACTAAAAAAAGAGAAAGATGTAGTTTTAGTTCTCTCATCAAATAACGTTAAAGAGTTAAAAAACATGTCTGCGAAGTGTCTTGCTAATGGAATAGAGGATTTAGTGTTAGAACCTCACACATACCCTGAAAATATTGCCGAAACGCTCGATCTAAATGTTATGATACGAAGAAGCGCAATAGAAAGGGAAGATAAATACCTTGGATTTCCAATATTAAATTTACCAATAAACGCTTACTACTATGCCCTAAAACATGAATGTCCAATGTCAGGATTTTTTGATGATAAAGATGTTGTTGCTAAGATGTTTGAGGCAACGATAGCAGATGCTTTATTAAATAGATATGCAGATGCACTCATCATGCATGGAACAGACATCTGGGAGTTAATGCCTGTTCTAACGTTAAGGCAGTGTATCTACACAGATCCAAGAAAGCCACAAGCAGTCGAGCCAGGTCTATATCCAATAGGCAATCCTGACGAAAATAGTCCAGTTATCTTAACCACAAACTTCTCTCTTACCTTCTATACAGTAACGGGAGATTTTGAAAAAGATAACGTTAGATGCTGGCTCTTAGTGATGGACACAGGAGGTAAAGCGGTTGATGTCTCAGTTGCAGGTGGGCAGTATAATGGAGAAAATGCCAAGAGATTAATTGAAGAAACAGGAATCGCGGAGAAAGTTAATCATAGAGTCATAATACTACCTGCGTTAGCTGCTTCTACAAGAGGAGATATTGAAGATAAAACCGGCTGGACATGTATAGTCGGAACCAGAGATTCTTCACAGGTTGGGGACTTTTTAAGGAAAAACTGGGATAAGATTCTAAATGAATGGAGAGAGAAAAATAGATCTTAA
- a CDS encoding segregation/condensation protein A — MVHENFDIVLWIRMIKEGIEKKNLNPWDVNIAEIADYYLQKIRELKKFDIRLSADVVLVAGILLRMKSQALYEEVNEEEEEEEYFEEDIYEEPEDRKQRKSKSKGKKSKSVSVDELIETIEKELKKVKKSRKKKEKKIIDVEEIVEELIEEEDVSDIINELLYDLEKEGIIIYQKKFKTKNERVRYFLPSLYLANDGKAELIQEKLFGELIIKIKNKKIEN; from the coding sequence ATGGTTCATGAGAATTTTGATATTGTTCTTTGGATCAGGATGATAAAAGAGGGAATTGAAAAGAAGAACCTAAATCCTTGGGATGTTAATATTGCCGAAATTGCAGATTATTATCTTCAAAAAATAAGGGAATTGAAGAAATTTGACATCAGATTATCTGCTGATGTTGTTCTCGTTGCAGGTATTCTCTTAAGAATGAAATCGCAAGCCCTCTATGAAGAGGTTAATGAAGAAGAGGAAGAAGAGGAGTATTTTGAAGAAGATATATATGAAGAGCCGGAAGATAGAAAACAGAGAAAGTCCAAGAGCAAAGGAAAAAAAAGTAAATCAGTTAGTGTTGATGAGTTAATTGAGACGATTGAGAAAGAGTTGAAAAAAGTTAAAAAATCAAGAAAAAAGAAAGAAAAAAAGATAATAGATGTAGAGGAAATAGTGGAAGAGCTCATCGAGGAAGAGGATGTTTCCGATATAATTAATGAATTGTTATATGACCTTGAAAAGGAAGGGATAATTATCTATCAAAAAAAATTCAAAACAAAAAATGAGAGAGTTAGATATTTTTTACCTTCACTTTATTTAGCAAATGATGGAAAAGCTGAACTTATTCAGGAGAAATTATTTGGAGAACTGATAATAAAAATAAAAAATAAAAAAATAGAAAATTAA